From Pontibacillus yanchengensis, the proteins below share one genomic window:
- a CDS encoding GNAT family N-acetyltransferase, whose product MFTHEVDESTYLKLLEIRDARPIFNLVNQNRSHLKEWMPWIDGNKKLQDSESFIKSTLDKFSNGNGFDAAIWHKGEVAGVVGLHYINQNHGLTSIGYWLGKDFEGKGLMTKSVSNVIDYAFHTLQLNRIEIRCATENKRSQAIPERLGFTKEGVIRDAEYLYDHYVDHIVYGLLRREWEQTKA is encoded by the coding sequence ATGTTCACACATGAAGTCGACGAATCTACCTATCTAAAATTGTTAGAAATAAGAGATGCTCGACCTATTTTCAATCTAGTAAATCAAAATCGTTCCCATTTAAAAGAGTGGATGCCTTGGATTGATGGAAACAAAAAGCTACAAGACTCCGAGTCATTTATTAAAAGTACGTTGGACAAGTTCTCGAATGGCAATGGCTTTGACGCAGCCATCTGGCACAAGGGGGAAGTTGCTGGTGTTGTAGGCTTGCATTACATAAACCAAAACCATGGTCTAACAAGTATTGGTTATTGGTTAGGAAAGGACTTTGAGGGAAAAGGCTTGATGACTAAATCTGTTTCGAATGTTATCGATTATGCTTTCCATACGCTCCAATTAAATCGTATAGAAATCCGGTGCGCTACAGAAAACAAAAGAAGTCAGGCTATCCCAGAACGACTAGGCTTTACAAAAGAAGGTGTCATACGGGATGCTGAATACCTATACGATCATTACGTAGATCATATAGTGTATGGACTTTTAAGAAGAGAATGGGAGCAAACAAAAGCATAA
- a CDS encoding FAD-dependent oxidoreductase translates to MKDTDVLVHGGGVGGLALAVKLASNGVDVAVVEQLKAESPSYKGELLQPKTLQLLETLGLLDEILKHGHTFDAIEFNELERRENEEPIHIGHSKMDYSLLSSPYNYALMIPHEKLKKIMLDKAREYSDYFTYIQPARFVGFEDEVAQIKYTYDKTYENMSAHIYVGAEGRNSPTRNEMGVHSESKTYNHHFLTVTIPRPSEFQKGKIVTTNHRFLGLFPLPNEKVRTVFLIKAGAYQTLKQEGIEYIHQAYRELCPELGDYVTQLQSWKDIQLMIPTMYHVDHYVSENVALIGDAAHAVHPMAGEGMNLAIQDADVLGQLIVWMKQQSTWDISHLRWYEIVRRPRAQFLLELSHLSALAYSFPYRWWRQVRMKSIVQMEQDPVLHVKQMLNISGLGRWDNTIIDRAIQIGILPKRNKPIKEDEQLSYFFERTEDYPWEEGEIE, encoded by the coding sequence ATGAAGGATACAGACGTTTTAGTTCATGGTGGCGGGGTTGGTGGCTTGGCTCTCGCAGTGAAGCTGGCTAGTAACGGAGTAGATGTTGCGGTAGTAGAACAATTAAAGGCAGAGTCACCGTCTTATAAAGGTGAGTTACTCCAACCCAAAACACTCCAATTATTAGAGACGTTAGGATTATTAGATGAAATCTTGAAACATGGCCATACCTTCGACGCTATTGAATTCAATGAATTGGAAAGACGAGAAAACGAGGAACCAATCCATATAGGGCACTCCAAGATGGATTATAGTTTACTATCCTCCCCCTATAATTATGCTCTAATGATTCCACATGAAAAATTGAAAAAAATTATGTTGGATAAGGCAAGAGAGTATAGTGATTATTTCACCTATATTCAACCAGCTCGCTTCGTAGGATTCGAAGATGAAGTTGCTCAAATCAAGTACACCTATGATAAGACGTACGAGAATATGTCTGCTCATATCTATGTGGGAGCAGAAGGAAGAAATTCTCCTACTCGTAATGAGATGGGGGTGCATTCGGAAAGTAAAACATATAACCATCATTTTTTAACAGTGACGATTCCAAGACCTTCAGAATTTCAAAAAGGTAAAATAGTTACAACAAATCATCGTTTCTTAGGATTGTTCCCATTACCGAACGAAAAAGTTCGCACCGTGTTTTTAATTAAAGCAGGTGCTTACCAAACATTAAAACAAGAAGGGATTGAATATATTCACCAAGCGTATAGGGAATTATGTCCTGAGTTAGGAGACTATGTGACACAATTGCAATCATGGAAGGACATTCAATTGATGATTCCTACGATGTACCATGTGGATCATTATGTGTCAGAAAACGTGGCATTAATAGGCGATGCTGCTCATGCAGTGCATCCAATGGCTGGGGAGGGAATGAATTTAGCAATACAGGATGCAGATGTATTAGGACAACTCATTGTTTGGATGAAGCAACAGTCTACATGGGACATCAGTCATCTAAGGTGGTATGAAATAGTTCGACGTCCTCGAGCACAATTTTTGTTAGAGTTAAGCCATCTATCGGCGTTAGCCTACTCCTTTCCTTATCGATGGTGGAGGCAGGTTCGGATGAAAAGCATTGTGCAAATGGAGCAAGATCCTGTTTTACATGTTAAACAAATGTTGAATATATCAGGGTTAGGTCGATGGGATAATACGATTATTGATCGGGCCATTCAAATTGGTATTCTACCTAAGCGAAACAAACCCATTAAAGAGGATGAGCAGTTATCTTATTTTTTTGAACGGACAGAGGATTATCCATGGGAGGAAGGAGAAATAGAATGA
- a CDS encoding class I SAM-dependent methyltransferase: protein MKDWQKAWKARNWMKRNESFLHTWHAYVGNELNLFKAFERPITVIEVAAKYELSEELLQCWVEVGASIHHLRKRTGERYRTSKKNCGEFLEEGEGDGIGALLKEMMELHIPTLLSYPAFMKSNDRAYFNHEKYGDVVAETSSLLEQFSIRRIKKTIRERNITRIIDLGCGYGGYLRKLAEVFPTIQMIGVDVNAKVIEHAREASKHYDNISYIVGDASNWKPDEDKADLILLHNIFHYLDPNERGKLLENLSHWLKHNGIISVITPINGAEGGQAFSAAFNSFFAAHSNLYSLPNQMDISHMADEAGLTLSEYIPIVKEGGWYSFWLYPKPVYIPEQ, encoded by the coding sequence ATGAAAGATTGGCAAAAGGCTTGGAAAGCAAGGAATTGGATGAAACGAAATGAGTCGTTCTTACATACGTGGCATGCGTATGTAGGGAATGAACTTAATTTATTTAAGGCTTTTGAACGACCAATAACAGTAATAGAAGTAGCGGCTAAGTACGAGTTGAGTGAGGAATTATTACAATGCTGGGTAGAAGTAGGTGCTTCCATTCATCATTTGCGAAAACGAACAGGTGAAAGATACCGTACTTCCAAAAAGAACTGTGGAGAATTCTTAGAGGAAGGAGAAGGGGATGGGATTGGTGCGCTATTAAAAGAAATGATGGAATTACATATTCCAACACTCTTATCTTATCCTGCATTTATGAAATCGAATGATCGAGCTTATTTTAACCATGAAAAGTATGGGGATGTTGTTGCGGAGACATCTTCATTGTTAGAGCAATTTTCGATACGTCGCATAAAAAAGACCATTCGAGAACGAAACATCACAAGAATTATCGATCTTGGCTGTGGGTATGGAGGATATTTAAGAAAACTAGCGGAAGTGTTCCCTACTATCCAAATGATTGGAGTAGATGTGAACGCCAAAGTTATCGAACATGCACGTGAAGCCTCGAAACACTACGATAACATTTCCTATATTGTAGGGGATGCATCTAATTGGAAGCCTGATGAAGATAAAGCTGATTTAATTCTTTTGCACAATATTTTTCATTATCTTGACCCAAATGAGAGAGGGAAATTACTAGAAAATTTGTCGCACTGGCTTAAACATAATGGTATTATTTCTGTTATCACTCCAATAAATGGAGCTGAGGGTGGCCAAGCTTTTTCTGCAGCATTTAATAGTTTCTTTGCAGCACATTCCAATTTATATTCTCTTCCCAACCAAATGGATATCTCTCACATGGCAGATGAAGCAGGTTTGACGCTATCGGAGTATATCCCTATTGTAAAAGAGGGAGGATGGTACTCATTTTGGCTTTATCCTAAACCTGTCTACATCCCCGAGCAATAA
- a CDS encoding alpha/beta family hydrolase, whose product MYSISEKEIGGYQEQPVSSRMIQHDEGADRLAIILPGLGYSIEMPLLYYVTSVLVDYGYDILQVNYHYDQKDSFKELNQEERDEWLFADVDRCIKDALQDSSYDGYVLVGKSLGTRAMVQELTLRQEFADAKAIWLTPLLNEDKVRDTLMQIPQKSLVFIGEEDPHYLENSWRELEDREHIITYLMPGANHAGNVPRNTVGSIQGMKQLIQHIEAFLKT is encoded by the coding sequence ATGTACTCTATCAGCGAGAAAGAAATAGGAGGATACCAAGAGCAGCCTGTTTCCTCACGCATGATTCAACATGATGAGGGGGCTGATCGATTAGCTATTATACTCCCTGGTTTAGGTTATTCTATTGAAATGCCTTTATTGTATTATGTAACGTCTGTGCTAGTGGATTATGGATACGATATTCTACAAGTAAACTATCATTATGATCAAAAGGATTCCTTCAAAGAATTAAATCAAGAAGAGCGAGATGAATGGCTTTTTGCAGATGTAGACCGTTGTATTAAAGATGCTCTTCAAGACTCTTCTTATGATGGATATGTATTAGTCGGTAAATCTCTAGGGACAAGGGCGATGGTCCAAGAACTTACCCTGAGACAAGAATTTGCCGATGCAAAAGCGATCTGGCTCACCCCGTTATTAAACGAAGATAAAGTAAGAGATACGTTGATGCAAATTCCGCAGAAGAGTCTTGTGTTTATAGGTGAAGAAGACCCTCACTATCTGGAGAACTCGTGGAGAGAGCTTGAGGATCGGGAGCATATCATCACATACCTTATGCCAGGAGCAAACCATGCTGGTAATGTTCCTAGAAATACGGTAGGCTCTATTCAAGGGATGAAGCAGTTAATTCAACATATTGAAGCGTTTTTGAAAACGTAG
- a CDS encoding cupin domain-containing protein has translation MGDYKPADYVTYYFIDDGTIPNNAQLPLVLYPSALNNEQYPMDDRFLKEGWGDTWIGGVFSYHHFHSTAHEVLGVLSGEATIQFGGKKGKAIHVKAGDVVTIPAGVGHKCLDSTDEFRVVGAYPEGQKKDLREGKASERAKVLNNINHVSLPNTDPVFGKEGTLLTLWK, from the coding sequence ATGGGAGATTATAAGCCAGCAGATTATGTAACATATTATTTCATAGATGATGGAACCATCCCAAACAATGCTCAGTTACCACTTGTGTTGTACCCAAGTGCTTTGAATAATGAACAATACCCTATGGATGATCGTTTTTTAAAAGAAGGTTGGGGAGATACATGGATCGGTGGCGTTTTTAGCTACCATCATTTCCATAGTACCGCTCATGAAGTGTTAGGTGTGCTGAGTGGTGAAGCAACCATTCAATTTGGTGGAAAAAAAGGGAAAGCTATTCATGTAAAAGCTGGAGATGTCGTTACCATCCCTGCAGGCGTTGGCCATAAATGTTTAGATTCCACTGATGAATTCAGAGTTGTCGGAGCCTATCCAGAGGGTCAGAAAAAAGATTTACGCGAAGGCAAAGCATCGGAACGAGCTAAAGTATTGAATAATATAAACCACGTTTCCCTACCTAATACTGACCCAGTCTTCGGAAAAGAAGGAACTTTGCTAACTCTTTGGAAGTAA
- a CDS encoding STAS domain-containing protein, whose protein sequence is MSKAQDLYEFLQNNASEITQEWLDGRHKGTKSIYASDAGEETEKQLRENNQKLLDAMSKVFISEKSSPEQELKEWAEEVSERRVSEQVPIHETLGEFRRFRSMLWDKIKQFIYNDEVDLDTILRWGELLNDAHDYVVLQFVEHYDKTNTTQMHAQQQLINELSAPVIPITDKEAILPLIGDLDSTRTSHIQKSTLEQCSKHPYETLYLDMSGVQTIDTIVAHHIFQLIQSLDLLGVKSVICGMNPKVAQVAIQLGIDFSNITIKSTLSHALDAINFHEGENTDLTT, encoded by the coding sequence ATGTCTAAGGCACAAGATTTATATGAATTTTTACAAAACAATGCTAGCGAAATTACACAAGAATGGTTAGATGGAAGACATAAAGGAACGAAGTCTATCTATGCCTCTGATGCAGGTGAAGAGACAGAAAAACAGCTACGTGAAAATAACCAAAAATTATTAGATGCGATGAGTAAAGTCTTTATTTCTGAAAAGTCTTCACCAGAACAAGAACTCAAAGAATGGGCAGAGGAAGTATCTGAAAGAAGAGTATCAGAACAAGTACCTATTCATGAAACATTAGGGGAATTCCGCCGTTTCCGAAGTATGTTATGGGATAAAATCAAACAGTTCATCTATAATGATGAAGTAGATTTAGATACAATCTTGCGTTGGGGAGAATTATTAAATGACGCACATGATTATGTTGTCCTCCAATTCGTTGAACATTACGATAAGACCAACACAACTCAAATGCATGCCCAACAACAACTCATCAATGAACTAAGTGCTCCCGTAATACCAATCACAGATAAAGAAGCTATTTTACCGTTAATCGGTGATTTGGATTCGACCAGAACATCCCATATTCAAAAGAGCACATTAGAACAATGTAGTAAACATCCTTATGAAACACTTTATTTGGACATGTCTGGCGTACAGACCATTGACACGATAGTAGCCCATCACATCTTTCAACTTATTCAATCTCTAGATCTATTAGGTGTTAAATCTGTCATCTGTGGCATGAACCCTAAAGTTGCTCAAGTAGCAATCCAACTAGGAATTGACTTTTCCAATATTACGATCAAAAGCACATTATCTCATGCTCTTGATGCTATCAATTTTCATGAAGGGGAAAACACGGACCTTACAACTTAG
- a CDS encoding BCCT family transporter codes for MKTKIIDWPTFIGAFFLLLAVTVPLIVFPQEGQEIVLKAKDYMTKNFGVLFMLMGIGVFLFLIYVAFSKNGHVKLGDKDEKQEFGTFSWAAMLFCAGIGSSILYWGTIEWAYYYQSPPFGMEGGTKEAIQWASAYGIFHWGPIAWAIYTLPALPIAYFYYVRKKPVLKISEACRPLIGKRADGPLGTIIDVLFMFGLMGGAGTTLALGTPMIAQGISSLTGIEVTIGLKTVILVVCTVIFAVSAYTGLKKGIKVLSDINLWLAFFLLGFIFIFGPTRFIAETTTNSLGLLLDNFFHMSTWTEPFGNLGQFEETLFPESWTIFYWAWWLVYAPFVGLFIARISRGRTIRQMILGTIIYGTLGSILFFGIVGNFGMYMQMTGEFDVIGVLNNQGAPAAIISVMGQLPLAPLMIGIFTVLAIIFLATTFDSSSYILASVVQKQVEEEPLRWNRLFWAFALCLLPLTLMYLGGLGTLQTASIVGGFPLIIIMIMLAWSFMKASNADIKASEGYESKTINLDSDKIHKRLKRNNKDDENDKDSRVG; via the coding sequence ATGAAAACCAAAATTATTGATTGGCCCACGTTTATAGGGGCATTCTTCTTACTGTTAGCTGTAACAGTCCCACTTATTGTTTTTCCTCAAGAAGGACAAGAAATCGTTTTAAAAGCGAAAGACTACATGACCAAAAACTTTGGTGTACTCTTTATGCTAATGGGAATCGGTGTCTTCTTATTCCTCATATATGTCGCGTTTAGTAAAAATGGTCACGTAAAATTAGGTGACAAGGATGAAAAACAAGAATTTGGCACATTCTCCTGGGCAGCGATGCTTTTCTGTGCAGGTATTGGATCTAGTATCCTCTACTGGGGTACGATCGAATGGGCCTACTACTATCAATCTCCTCCATTCGGTATGGAAGGTGGCACAAAAGAAGCGATTCAATGGGCAAGTGCCTATGGTATTTTCCACTGGGGACCAATCGCTTGGGCTATTTACACCTTACCAGCACTACCAATTGCTTATTTCTACTATGTACGTAAAAAACCAGTACTTAAAATCAGTGAAGCTTGCCGCCCTCTAATCGGTAAACGCGCTGACGGTCCTCTTGGAACAATTATTGATGTGTTATTCATGTTCGGATTAATGGGAGGAGCTGGAACTACTCTAGCCCTTGGTACTCCGATGATTGCACAAGGTATTTCAAGTCTTACAGGTATTGAAGTAACGATTGGCTTAAAAACGGTTATTTTAGTTGTCTGTACCGTTATTTTTGCCGTTAGTGCATACACTGGATTGAAAAAAGGAATCAAGGTATTGAGTGATATAAACTTATGGTTAGCCTTTTTCCTTCTTGGGTTCATCTTTATTTTTGGACCAACTCGTTTCATCGCAGAAACAACAACGAACAGTTTAGGATTACTATTAGATAACTTCTTTCACATGAGTACATGGACAGAACCTTTTGGTAATCTAGGTCAATTTGAAGAAACCCTATTCCCTGAATCATGGACTATTTTCTATTGGGCATGGTGGCTTGTATATGCACCATTCGTAGGGCTCTTTATCGCTCGTATTTCTCGTGGTCGCACGATTCGTCAAATGATTCTAGGTACGATTATATACGGAACACTTGGAAGTATTCTATTCTTCGGTATCGTAGGTAACTTTGGAATGTATATGCAGATGACTGGGGAATTTGACGTTATCGGGGTACTAAATAATCAAGGAGCACCCGCTGCCATCATCAGTGTAATGGGTCAACTTCCATTAGCACCACTTATGATTGGAATCTTTACCGTGCTCGCGATTATATTCTTGGCGACAACATTTGATTCAAGTTCTTACATCCTTGCTTCCGTTGTACAGAAGCAAGTTGAAGAAGAACCACTTCGTTGGAACCGTTTATTCTGGGCATTTGCACTATGCTTATTGCCATTAACACTAATGTATCTCGGCGGACTAGGTACACTGCAAACAGCCAGTATCGTAGGTGGTTTCCCGCTTATTATCATTATGATTATGCTCGCATGGTCCTTTATGAAAGCATCCAATGCTGACATTAAAGCATCAGAAGGGTATGAGTCGAAAACCATTAACTTAGACTCAGACAAAATTCACAAACGTCTCAAACGTAATAATAAAGATGACGAAAACGATAAAGATTCAAGAGTAGGTTAA
- a CDS encoding nitroreductase family protein encodes MDTKLIETMHKRNGTKEFDRNSSITKEELNAILEDAITAPSSFNLQHWHFLVFHNEDAKEKLLPVAFGQEKVTDSAATVAVLADKEAYHNIDPAFDPLVEQEVITSEMKAGITSTINKVYENHQAAHDTALVNAGLVSMQIMLAAEARGYDTLAMGGFSGSQLKETFHVSDRYEPVMLISIGEEAWTPAKTPRMGLDQVSTWI; translated from the coding sequence ATGGATACAAAACTGATTGAAACGATGCATAAACGAAACGGAACTAAGGAATTTGATAGGAATTCTAGTATCACAAAAGAGGAACTGAATGCCATTCTAGAAGATGCCATTACAGCTCCCTCTTCTTTCAACCTGCAACATTGGCACTTTTTAGTTTTCCATAACGAAGATGCTAAAGAGAAACTACTTCCTGTTGCATTTGGACAAGAAAAAGTAACCGACTCAGCTGCCACTGTAGCTGTGCTTGCAGATAAAGAAGCGTATCACAATATCGATCCTGCCTTTGATCCGCTTGTTGAACAAGAAGTTATTACAAGCGAGATGAAGGCAGGCATTACTAGCACCATTAATAAAGTGTATGAAAACCATCAGGCAGCACACGATACAGCTCTTGTGAATGCTGGACTTGTGAGTATGCAAATCATGCTAGCTGCTGAAGCTCGGGGATATGACACTCTAGCAATGGGTGGATTTTCAGGTAGCCAATTAAAAGAAACGTTCCATGTATCGGATCGTTATGAACCTGTTATGCTCATTTCAATCGGCGAAGAAGCTTGGACACCGGCTAAAACACCACGAATGGGATTAGATCAAGTTTCTACTTGGATCTAA
- a CDS encoding aminopeptidase yields the protein MPNKQQLEKYADLALKKGVNLQENQTLMMNAPIEGADLARIVARKAYEMGAKNVHINWSDDTLQRLWFDNAAQEVIESVPEWKVDMFDAFAEEGAAVLSIRSTNPDLLNGVDSSRIAAANKASGEAMKNFRQYTMNDKITWSIVAIPNTEWAQKVFPDVSEQEAVDKLWEQIFTITRVDQEDPIKAWNEHNEILGKARDFLNKKQFKTLIYKAPGTELEVELPEGHIWKGGASTSEQGTTFNANMPTEEVFTLPHKYGVNGTVASTKPLSYGGNLIDNFTLTFEEGKVVDFSAEQGYETLKNLLDMDEGARRLGELALVPHHSPISQSGIIFYNTLYDENASCHLALGKAYPSSIKGGADMNDEKLDENGVNNSIVHVDFMVGSGELNIDGITADGSTEPVFRNGNWAIDFE from the coding sequence ATGCCTAATAAACAACAATTGGAAAAATATGCAGATCTAGCTCTCAAAAAGGGGGTGAACTTACAAGAGAACCAAACATTAATGATGAATGCTCCGATAGAAGGCGCTGATTTAGCTCGAATCGTAGCTCGAAAAGCCTATGAAATGGGTGCGAAGAATGTACATATTAATTGGTCAGATGATACCCTTCAACGCTTATGGTTCGATAACGCTGCGCAAGAAGTAATTGAGTCTGTACCAGAATGGAAAGTGGATATGTTTGATGCCTTTGCCGAGGAAGGGGCAGCTGTTTTATCCATTCGGTCAACAAACCCCGATTTATTAAATGGAGTGGATTCTAGTCGTATTGCTGCAGCAAACAAAGCATCTGGAGAAGCAATGAAAAACTTCCGCCAATATACGATGAACGATAAAATTACATGGTCCATTGTAGCGATACCAAATACAGAATGGGCTCAAAAGGTGTTCCCTGATGTTTCAGAACAAGAAGCTGTAGATAAGCTTTGGGAACAAATTTTCACGATTACCCGAGTAGACCAAGAGGATCCAATTAAAGCTTGGAATGAGCATAACGAGATTTTGGGGAAGGCACGAGATTTTCTAAACAAAAAGCAGTTTAAAACATTAATATATAAAGCACCAGGTACAGAGTTGGAGGTTGAACTACCTGAAGGACATATTTGGAAAGGCGGAGCTTCTACATCGGAACAAGGCACCACATTTAATGCCAACATGCCTACGGAAGAAGTGTTTACGCTACCTCATAAGTATGGGGTGAATGGAACAGTTGCCAGCACGAAGCCACTTAGCTATGGAGGCAACTTGATTGATAACTTTACGTTAACGTTTGAAGAGGGAAAAGTTGTAGACTTCAGTGCTGAACAAGGATATGAAACACTGAAGAATTTATTAGACATGGATGAAGGTGCTCGTCGTCTAGGAGAATTGGCCTTAGTCCCTCATCATTCTCCAATTTCTCAAAGTGGCATCATCTTTTATAACACATTATATGATGAAAATGCATCCTGCCACTTGGCACTTGGAAAAGCATACCCAAGTAGCATTAAGGGTGGAGCAGATATGAATGATGAGAAGCTAGATGAAAATGGCGTCAATAACAGTATTGTTCATGTTGACTTCATGGTTGGATCTGGTGAACTTAATATTGATGGCATCACTGCAGACGGAAGTACAGAACCCGTTTTCCGTAACGGAAACTGGGCCATTGATTTTGAATAG
- a CDS encoding polysaccharide deacetylase family protein has product MRKLINSLLMTFIGVFLLVFSLYHLMNAQTYQVAGKLITDVDTDAKVVALTFDGGPTEITENILVSLEKYKVQATFFLNGSTIMKYPEQLKNIVQTNHQIGNQSYSYEKMIFKSPSWVKHEIETTDQLIRDAGYEGTIPFRPPYGKKLFVLPFYLQQQERDTVMWSIEPKIYADIDSEPESIIQDVSSSVKPGSIISLEVMYESNEQYTIETIEGIIEKLSAKGYSFTTVSKLMTYQK; this is encoded by the coding sequence ATGCGAAAACTGATTAATAGCTTGCTTATGACATTCATTGGTGTTTTTTTACTTGTTTTCAGCTTATATCATTTAATGAATGCACAAACTTATCAAGTCGCAGGAAAACTCATAACTGATGTCGATACTGATGCAAAGGTTGTTGCTTTAACGTTTGATGGCGGTCCTACTGAAATAACAGAAAATATATTAGTGTCCCTTGAGAAGTACAAAGTACAAGCTACCTTCTTCCTGAATGGAAGTACAATTATGAAATATCCTGAGCAATTGAAAAATATTGTCCAAACGAATCATCAAATTGGAAATCAGAGTTATTCATACGAGAAAATGATCTTCAAAAGTCCTTCATGGGTGAAGCATGAAATTGAAACCACCGACCAATTGATTCGTGATGCTGGCTATGAAGGTACCATTCCTTTTCGCCCCCCTTATGGCAAGAAACTATTTGTTCTTCCGTTTTATCTCCAACAACAAGAACGCGATACCGTTATGTGGTCCATTGAACCTAAAATCTATGCTGATATTGATTCAGAGCCAGAAAGTATCATTCAAGATGTGAGCAGCAGTGTAAAACCTGGATCAATTATTTCCCTAGAAGTAATGTATGAGAGTAATGAACAATATACTATTGAGACAATTGAGGGCATCATTGAAAAACTATCTGCAAAAGGATATTCATTCACGACAGTTTCTAAACTAATGACTTATCAGAAGTAA